GATTCGTTCAAGAAGGACGGAGAGAAATGTGGCGATACCTCTGGCCTGACCTGCGCCAGTGGCCAATGCACCAGTCGTGACTATCAATGCCGGACCGTCATGGGAAGTTTGATCCATGACAATAACACCTACGCATGCCCACAATTTGATTCGTCCTGCGAATTGATCTGTACATCACCCTCCCTGGGCTCATGCTTCAGTATAAACCAGAACTTCCTCGATGGAACCCCCTGCGGTAGCGGGGGTTACTGCCACAACGGGCGGTGCGACGGCTCCAACTTTGGATCCTGGGTCGAACAACACAAGAATCTCGTCATTGGCGTTGCATGCGGTGTTGGTGGCTTACTTGTGCTCTCCATTCTCTGGTGTATGATCAACCGCTGTCGCCGGGCACGAACAGTCGTCAAACGGCCACCGATGCGACCCTGGCCGGGCCCTAtgccaccaccgccacctCAAATGGGACAGTGGGCTGGGCCTAATAGGGGGTACCAAGGGCTCCGGGCTGAGCCGCCACCCCCGTACCCCGGACCGTACCAGTCAGCAACACGATATGCCtgatcttttccttctttacTGTCACGGTCTACACTGGATTGATTTCCGCAGCACTTGCATAACACTATCATTTATATCCGGTTGTATATGTTTTGGAGTTAGAGAGTCTTCAGTTATGATGGTCTGGGCTAAGGCATCTGGAATCCTACGCTCTGGTGTTTTTTGTATGTGGGCGTATCAGATGTTAGACCTGTTTACATCTGATCTCATAGTTAGCTTTGGTTGATGCTCCGTATTACTTGCATATATGTGCACTTTTCCAAGAGAATTATGAAACTGCGTTGCGGGCAGATGCGGTTCGCCCCAAATTCGTATGGATGTATGTTACGAGCACCTGCCCAAATCATGCAAATATGCTGCTTTCTTGGTCCATGATGGCTTCATCTGCAGCTGACTAGGTCACTTCCAAGGGAATAGTTATCTCAACAGTCAATGAaccactcttctttccccAATATCCCGCTGTATCGCTGAGCTTCTCTTGTGACAATCCAGCTCCTTCACGCTGGCCGAACATAATGCTCATGATCAGGGAAAAGGCATCAGATCATCACCAATTTCCTCCCATCTCTCACTCCTTCTCCGTACTTAATGATTGGCTAAGGGTGCACCGGGTAGCGACGAGCAGGAGACGCGGGAAATAGCACACAGGGTCATCGAGCTATGAGCAGATGCCAATGCTGTCAGTGATTGGGGCTGATCGATTCGAGAAATCGATTGTGTCGCCCAATGCGTTGAACCGGCGGCCAACCCCGAAATGGAAGCTTGTCTAACCAAGCGGGCCCCTTGCACTTGGCAGCGAGGGGCGAGTACATCTGGCATGAAGCTATTTCTGGCTTGCTGGCGGCCTTGAGGCGCGCAATTGTTGCGGGATATGAGGCATTACATTACAGTGGCCCGACTAGACGAGTCTGGCGTCGGTGTTAACCTCTTGTCTAATGATTCCAGAGAGACCTTGTTGGATCCGGTTAATTTCAAGAACGTGACACGCCCATCGATTGTCTCCTTGAAGAACCGGGCTGTATCTGGtaacgagagcgaggatggCAGGAAAATGTTTCAATACTCGGAAAAAGAACCAGCCACGCATGACAGAAAGAAGCATATACAAGCAGATAGGAATATAATCATCACTGCCAGCAGATACTCACAAACGCATCCCTCGTAACACCACCGACACCTTCCAAATCAAACTCCTCGATCATCGCGCGtagctcctcctcctccaacccCGTCTCCCCCAATTCCCTCGCAACCCGCCGCAAATCCTCAAGATCAATGTATCCCTTCCCGCCCTCGTCAAACAGCTCAAATGCCCGGAGGATCTCGTCCCGCGGATCCCGCTCCAGAATCTTAACGGCCGTCACGGCCTGAAAGGCCGACAGCGGCATGAGGAGGTTGGACGGATGCTGGGGGTTGGTGGCCGGCGTCGTCTTCGACTGCGCCTGATGCTGCGCTGCCTGGGACGCCGATTGCTGTTGTACTTGGGGCCGGGGGACGCCGTAGGTCGTGAGGAGGGAAATGAGTTCTTGTTTCGAAAGCGTGAAGCCGAGGGCGCGGAACGCGACGCGGAGTTCATGATAATCTAGATGCCGGTCTCGGTCGAGATCGAAGAGCGTAAACTACACAGCCATATCACATTAGCTAAAATCCAAAGAAAACCATTCCCATACCCGTATTGCCTTTGGTTCGGCTGGAACACCGCCGCGGTAACCTGGCACAGGCACAGGCACAGGCACAGGCACAGGCTTGAACGAAGGATCAGATCGCTTACGGCTTCGTTAATCTCCTCCCTCTGCTCCTCCGTCAACCGATTCAACGGATTCGAGTCCTGCGAGGGCCCGTGTGTCTGCGAATGCACGGGAGGCTGGGGTGGAGCCTGCTGTGTTGATTTCGCGCCCTCGGCGCCAAATTCGCCGGGCCCTGTCGCTCCCAGGCCGCGATGCCGGGAGAAGGACGACGCGCTGAAGGGGATCGCATTTGCGTTCACGGATCGATCGGGTAGTTTGCCGCCTCCGTATGAGCGTGAGCCGAACGGCTGGTGGGCTGATGAGGCCATGATGGGTGTGTTGTGGTCCCCGAAAGCGTGTCGCCAGGACACGGGTCGGTAGAGAAGAATTCCTGTGCTGGTAGAGCCGGAAGCAGACTAGGAAGGTATTGGACAGTAACTTTCGAAGCTATGGAAAGTCGGACAATGCTGTGGTGTTTAATTGTGGGGATTTGCTTCGTCTTTGTCTGCGGAGAAACGCGCTGGGAAGTAGTCGCATTGGACAGACGCGAAGCGGTGGACAAAGCTTCCTGTTGTCCCTTGGGTGATCGTACAACAACAGAATGTCAGGTATCAAGGTAGTTATTGCACCTTAGTTGCAAAATGATTCTAATTATTACTACTACCAGCACAAATCACTTAGATCCAATGGTGTAGGGGTCAAAactttctttgtcctttgATATCGTGTAGCAAGGTTATGTCACATTGTAGCAAGATCCGTCTAGGACTTTGTTCCGGGTAGCCAACTTCGGAGCAAAAAGATTGTAGAATTCATAATACAATATCCAGCTGATATTCCCGCAAGAAATCCATAGAGAAGAGCACAAAATACATTTGTTCGAGATTTCGGTGTTGACATCCCTGCTGGGCTGTCCTGAGTTAGGCAGAAACCTGAGCAGATGGCAGCTAATAGCTTCCAACCAGGCTGCAGTAAACAGAATTAACCAACGTCGTCCCGCTCCAGGAGTCGGTTGGCGAAGGCTTAGACCAGTCGCCCATCAGCGCGTTTTCCAGTGCCTCAAAGTCGGTGAGGCCTTCGTCGAAGGGATGAATTTGAGATAACTCTGCTTCCAAATTCTCCCAGTAGTCTGCACCATCCATCATGTCTTGAGGCTGGCTTTCGAGGATAGGTGAGGCACGAGTTGGAGGCTCGAAACTCTCCTTAAGAAGAAACTCAGCATCGTATGAGACATCGGAGGATTGATAGGTCTGTCTGTGAAtggctgtggatggctgaCTCTGATCAAAAGGGCCGAAACAGATCGCGACGTTGAAGTATCGACGGCAGGAGACTGGCGGGATATATTGCTCAAAGGACACCTTTTCGGCCTCCAgtttttctttctccagcTTCGACCCGAATACGTGCgcgatcttctccttcacacAATAGATATTGGAGAGCACCATGTTTGAGCGAATTTTAACCTTATCAAATATGTCAGCTATTGGCGGTGGCAGTTCGAAGCTAGAAAGGGCTTCCAGGACTCGGTGGTAGAGGCCGACAGCGACCCAAACTGGGTTGACGCAGCTTGCACCGCTGCAGTCATTCTTCATGCCAGCAGGCTCACCGTCGTAGTCTGATTTCTGTTTGATTAAGCTGTAGGCTTCGGAACCCAAGTCGTCTGACAATTCGCAGAGACATTGTCGGCAGAGAGCCAGCATGAAGGACACCACGATCCTTGTTTGTTCTACATCGCTCGCTCGCAAGTATACCTGCGTCTTGGAAAGGCATAGAATCGCCGAGAGCAGCTTGTGCATGGTCACAGCAGTCTGCACAAGAGAGCTGCCAGGGAATTCCGTCTCAAATTTATCCATCTCTGCAGATTGAACGCACTTCAGGAGCTTAAGAATCAGCTGTTGGCCCAACCCGCTGGAAGTGTTCATGTTTGTAGCACCGAGGTCGGCCGCATGCATGACCCAGTAATCTATCACTTCGCCGTTGCATTGGCAGAAGCTGACAACAGCCTGCGAAGACGCACATTGGGATATCTTTTGTAGAGACGAAAGAATATCTTCAGATTTCGTTTGAAACGAAATACTGCCTTGATTCATGTCCTGACAGGGAAGCAAGGACAGCTCTGCAGGTCTTCTGATGCAATTAGATTTGCTGTCTTGACAACGCGGACAAGGAAGTTGCGGTTCGCAAGTTTTCTTCAAACGGTAACACCAGAGGCAAACGCCTCCCATTTCCTTGAGCCTCttatttttctctcttctctcgccTGATTCCTCTTTTGTCTGTACTCGCGATTCGCGATGACGAGCTGGCCTTATTCCGTCCTCCATCACAAAGGTAAGCCTGGAGAAATTGCCAGGGGATCGTTCCTGCTGGAGCGTcccggctggaggagaacagtGGACCCCCGTGAGGTTCATGGGGCCTTGAAATGTGACTGGTtcagtatatatatatgataACGTGCGCAAGAGTCACTTACACTCTGATGAAATGCGATCGGCCGATGATGCGAAGTCATATACATAATGATCAATTGGCGACACTGTGCGATTTCCAAGGGTATCGTGCGGCCAGGCGGATAACTGATGTTCCAAATTCATATTCGTTGCCGATGGATTTGGCGCATGAATCGGTGTAGCGATGACGGGCTCGGGAGAAGGGAAACAGTTAAAGCCTTGGGAAAAGTCCACTGGATGGGCATTGGTGCAGTTTACCATGCCGTTTATGAAAGTGTGATTCACCGTAAGTTCAGTGGTAGGGCCACGCGCAAACGAAGAGTCCATTTCAGCAGCAGGAGGATGATGCACAAGATTACGATGTACAGGCTGTAGTGACTGTACTTGTTGCGAGTCGAAGCTGTGAGATGATGGGGTATCGTATGTCGCTTGGTGATGGATCATAAATTCGTGTGACGATGACGCAAGACTCTCCATACTGGACTGGGGTGAGTTAGCAAGTACTGACTGAAAAGGTTCTGATATCTGAGCAGCGAGAAGATGAAATGAGACATCCTCAAGCCTGGAACAGGGATAACTTACACCTCCATTTGCAAGTTCTATGCTCTGAGGTCGAGGGTTAAAAGATGTTTGAAACGATTCAAACTGCGAGGGAACGAAGGGAAGATCCGAGATTGGAATATATGACATAGCATCGGACTCTAGTACTTTACGTGTGTAGTTAAGACGCTCGAAGTCGAAAAGATAGTGCATCGGTAGACCCAAGGCGGTCTCAGAGAGGATCGATAAGTAACGAAGGACGTAAGTAGCGAGATGGTGGATGACAAGTTCAGTAGGCACTGTCTGTAGAGGTCAAGGTGTGTTGTCGTCGAAGTATGACGAGAAGGTAGGAGTCACAGTAGACCCAAAGTTAGGGCAAGGCCAGCATGACGACAACAATCCTTCCACCAAGCAAccaccatcctccagcaGTCTGCGAGCAAGACCGACAGCAAGCAAGACGGACAAGGCTGAGTGCTCAGTACATGAGCAGAGCAGCGACTGTTTGCTGGTTGGACATCAAAGCCAAATAAGACCAATTCCTGGCAGTGCCTGCCCTGGAGTTACTGGACACGACTGGGCTTGCAGCCTAAGGCAGAAAGCACTTTTTGACCAAAAAGCCGTAGGTCTTCTGACCTTCCCGTCGTTGATTACTTACCAATAGCATCATCAGTTCATGggaagaatgggaagaatAGCGGTGTTTAAACTAACTCGATATCCGTTGGGGAGAGTAGTTGACCCTGCCAGTATTTGAAGTCGGAAATTCGCCCATTAGCCGTCCCCTAGGTTGCGATTGAAGAGGGACTGCTCCTTGATTAGATTCGCTTCTTGACTCATAAAGGAAGCGATGTAATCACTTCAAGGCTCCAGGTGCCGTTCATCCTGAGCTATCAGATCAGGGTCAATCTTAGTGCCCAGGTCTCGGTCTTCAAGAAATTTCCGGCCAAGTAGTTTCTCTGGAAGGTAGTCTTGCACTACCTGACCATCGAGGTAATTCGGGTTGTACTTGTACTCTTTTCCATATCCCAACTCTTTCATGAGTCGAGTGGGGGCGTTCCTCAGATGGATTGGTACAGGCAATCCCGCAACCCCCGGCTCCGCCAACGCTGCAAAAGTATTGTTCAAGGCGCGATACACTCGAGTACTCTTCTTAGAGAGCGCCATGGCTACTGTAGCGTGTGCGAGGTTGATACGTGCTTCTGGAAGCCCGATCTTTTCGACAGCCGAGTGAGTAGCAATGGCAAGTGGCAGCATGCTGTTGTCTGCCAAGCCGATATCTTCTGAAGCCACAACAACTAGACGCCGCGCAATATACAAAGGGTCTTCGCCAGACTGCAGCATGCGTGCAAGGTAGTATAGAGCAGCATCTGGGTCACTGCCCCGGATCGATTTGTGGAAGGCCGAGATTGTGTCATAATGTTGATCCCCTGCGCGGTCGTACACCAAAGTCTTGGTAAGGGATCGCTTCAATTCTTCTTTGGTCATGCTGGGACGTTTCGACAAGTCCATAGCCAGCTCCAAAAGGTTGAGAGATGTTCGAGCGTCTCCATCAGAAAAGCGAGCAAGGTATTCAATCAACTCATCATCTACGAGCGAGGACGGTGAATAGTTGGGACCCTCAACTCTCAAAGCTCGGTCAAGGATAGACTTGACGTCCTCGTCGCTCAATTTTGACAATGTGAAGGTCCTGCATCTCGAAAGGAGAGCATTCTGGACTTTGAAAGACGGATTCTCCGTCGTGGCGCCAATGAGTGTGATTTGCCCACTTTCTACAGGGCCTAAGAACACATCCTGCTGTGACTTTGAGAAGCGATGGATCTCATCACAGAACACGATCGTCTTCCTCCCGGTCAGACCGAGCTCGCTTCTGGCTTCAGCGAATATCTTTTTGCATTCCGCGACCCCGGTACTAGTACTGTTGATTTCCACAAATCTGCTCCCTACCATCGACGCGATGACCCTTGCAATGGTTGTTTTACCCGTTCCTGCATGCCCCCAGAGAATCATGCTTGGGACACGGTCCTGCTCAATTAGCCCGCGGAGTACGCCATTTGGCCCGACGAGCTCCTGGCCACAGACTTCATCGAGGGTCCGGGGCCGCATGCGCTCGGCCAACGGTGCTGCTTTCTGAAGCGCGTTCACCTTCGGCTTTTTCGGATGAGGCTCTCTCTGCGCTTCACCCTGATCCGGGTTGTCCCCGTTCAAGGCAGACTCCTTCTCATGTGTAATCGTTCGTTTCCCACTGGCGGGTCGTAGCGGAGAGGGTGCGGACGGGGAATCATTTTGCGGTATGCTTTGGGAGGCGGCCTTTCGGACAGAGGTCGGCTGAAAGAAGCTGGGTACCGGAGTCTTATGAGAAGACCCTGGCTCCCCCGTGCTCGATGTCGGCTCTTCAATGAAGTTCTCACAATTGGAGTCGATATGATCGTTGATCTTTAGGGACGGAACGGAATTCCCGCAAATGGGACAGGAAACCATGATGACTGGCCCATAAGCGAAAACTACTTTTGATGTTGAATTGGTGATCAATCAGACAAATTTCGTGGAGGGACCATGAAGGATGAATGAAAATCACAGCATCCTGGCCCTAAATCATCACTGGAGCCTTTGACGCGTGAACGCGTCTGGACACCTTAACTTACGCCAGACTGTGTTTAGTAATCCTAGTTTCTTGAAATGACGCACATTTACAACCTTAGTCCCTCACAATGCTGCTTCTCTGAGGATATAGATCAACAACACTCGAGAGAAATGAAGCACAGCAGAAATTTTAAGCAGCCGGTAAAAGCCTCATGTCAAACCCACGGAGAACAGCCACCTACGGATAAGAATACTTAAGTCTTGTGGCACAATGCCCTCAAAAGAATGTAACCTCCGATTGAAGGCGGAGCACGCAATTGTGCTAAATCGGCAATCACCGCCCATGGATGTAGTCAGAAATGCCCCATACTCCCCCCCATTGACCAGGAACCCACTGTTCTTATTTATTTGTAGGCTTGCACTCATAATTTCTCCTTGTCCATatgttcctttcttctcGTAGTTCTGCCTCGATAGCAGCCCTTCACAGATTCAGAAgcgcatcgtcatcatcaatatccGCATTCAAAGCTGTTCCTCCCCGCCTTCATAGCCGAACAGTGAGAGCGATGTCGGCGACAGCAGCGAGACCAGATCCATTTCGGCCAGCGAAGAGAGTTGCGGGCCAGAGACAGGATGTCTGGTGCGTAAACCTTTTGCAGCACTTTGAACCAGAATGGAACTATATTCTAACGGTGAAACAGGTCAATTGTCAACGAAGCCGCTGCCGCTTCGCCGGTCCAACCGATTGTGAACATGGGTCAAGGCTTCTTGTGAGTGACACTCCATTCAGAAGAGTAGGGACGAAAAACTGATAGAAATTTAATAAAACAGCGGCTACAACCCTCCTCAATTCGCTCTTGATGCGGCCAAGGAAGCTCTCGACCGGGTCGAGTGCAACCAGTATTCGCCCACAAAGGTACAGCACTGCGTTTCAGCGAACTAGCCATTGGCTTTCGGCTTATAATGCGATACAGGGCCGTCCCCGACTTAAGAAGGCCATTGCGGATGCatactcttcctccttcgGACGAACCATAAACCCGGATACGGAAGTTTCCATCACCACCGGCGCAAATGAAGGTTGGGCGCAATAAGACATCCGTTTGGAAGTGCTTGCTGACGGCGGACCAGGAATGTTGAGTGCTTTCATGGGATTCATCGAACCAGGAGACgaggtcatcatcttcgagCCCTTCTTTGACCAGTAGGGAACCTTGACCCTGTGCCTCCAATCTCTCTAACGCGCTGTATAGATACATCAGCAACATCGAGATGCCTGGCGGTACAATTCGATATGTACCCCTCCATCCTCCCAAGGACGGTGCAACGAGGACTTCGCCTGCGTCTGAATGGACTATAGATttcgaggaactggagaagacgatCAATTCGAAGACAAAGATGATTGTAAGGAGTATACTCTTCCTTGTTGAACAATAGCTAACTCGCTCTGCAGGTTTTGAACTCACCGTGAGTGAGCCAGGTCAATTACATCTGTATGGAGCTAACAACAGCATCAGACACAACCCCGTCGGAAAAGTCTTCTCGCGAGACGAACTTGAACGCATTGGTCAGCTATGTGTGAAGCACAATCTTATTATCCTCTCCGACGAGGTGTATGATCGCCTCTACTACGTACCTTTTACTAGAATTGCTACCTTGTCCCCAGAGCTCTGGGAGCGAACTCTCACGGTTGGCTCCGC
The Aspergillus fumigatus Af293 chromosome 4, whole genome shotgun sequence DNA segment above includes these coding regions:
- the cdc31 gene encoding putative cell division control protein Cdc31; amino-acid sequence: MASSAHQPFGSRSYGGGKLPDRSVNANAIPFSASSFSRHRGLGATGPGEFGAEGAKSTQQAPPQPPVHSQTHGPSQDSNPLNRLTEEQREEINEAFTLFDLDRDRHLDYHELRVAFRALGFTLSKQELISLLTTYGVPRPQVQQQSASQAAQHQAQSKTTPATNPQHPSNLLMPLSAFQAVTAVKILERDPRDEILRAFELFDEGGKGYIDLEDLRRVARELGETGLEEEELRAMIEEFDLEGVGGVTRDAFVSICWQ
- a CDS encoding ssDNA-dependent ATPase MGS1 — encoded protein: MVSCPICGNSVPSLKINDHIDSNCENFIEEPTSSTGEPGSSHKTPVPSFFQPTSVRKAASQSIPQNDSPSAPSPLRPASGKRTITHEKESALNGDNPDQGEAQREPHPKKPKVNALQKAAPLAERMRPRTLDEVCGQELVGPNGVLRGLIEQDRVPSMILWGHAGTGKTTIARVIASMVGSRFVEINSTSTGVAECKKIFAEARSELGLTGRKTIVFCDEIHRFSKSQQDVFLGPVESGQITLIGATTENPSFKVQNALLSRCRTFTLSKLSDEDVKSILDRALRVEGPNYSPSSLVDDELIEYLARFSDGDARTSLNLLELAMDLSKRPSMTKEELKRSLTKTLVYDRAGDQHYDTISAFHKSIRGSDPDAALYYLARMLQSGEDPLYIARRLVVVASEDIGLADNSMLPLAIATHSAVEKIGLPEARINLAHATVAMALSKKSTRVYRALNNTFAALAEPGVAGLPVPIHLRNAPTRLMKELGYGKEYKYNPNYLDGQVVQDYLPEKLLGRKFLEDRDLGTKIDPDLIAQDERHLEP
- a CDS encoding kynurenine--oxoglutarate transaminase, whose amino-acid sequence is MFLSSRSSASIAALHRFRSASSSSISAFKAVPPRLHSRTVRAMSATAARPDPFRPAKRVAGQRQDVWSIVNEAAAASPVQPIVNMGQGFFGYNPPQFALDAAKEALDRVECNQYSPTKGRPRLKKAIADAYSSSFGRTINPDTEVSITTGANEGMLSAFMGFIEPGDEVIIFEPFFDQYISNIEMPGGTIRYVPLHPPKDGATRTSPASEWTIDFEELEKTINSKTKMIVLNSPHNPVGKVFSRDELERIGQLCVKHNLIILSDEVYDRLYYVPFTRIATLSPELWERTLTVGSAGKAFYATGWRVGYLIGPEHLIKYVAAAHTRICYSSVSPLQEAAAVAFEQADKVGFWDQSRREMKQKMERFCEVFDELNIPYSDPEGGYFVLANMSSVKLPEDYPFPPHVASRPRDFKLCWFLIHEVGVAAIPPTEFYTDANAHIAEDYLRFAVCKNDDVLETAKERLRGLKKYISK